The following coding sequences lie in one Polynucleobacter asymbioticus genomic window:
- the acpP gene encoding acyl carrier protein, with the protein MDNIEQRVKKIVAEQLGVAEADIKNESSFVNDLGADSLDTVELVMALEDEFGIEIPDEEAEKITTVQLAIDFAQSKAQG; encoded by the coding sequence ATGGATAACATCGAACAACGCGTTAAGAAGATCGTCGCTGAGCAATTGGGCGTCGCAGAAGCAGATATCAAAAATGAATCTTCTTTTGTGAACGACTTGGGCGCAGACTCTCTTGACACTGTTGAATTGGTAATGGCTTTGGAAGACGAATTCGGGATTGAAATTCCGGATGAAGAAGCTGAAAAAATTACTACTGTTCAGCTCGCTATCGATTTTGCTCAGTCAAAAGCTCAGGGTTAA
- the fabG gene encoding 3-oxoacyl-ACP reductase FabG, whose amino-acid sequence MNLDLSGQIALVTGASRGIGQAIADELVKCGAKVIGTATSEDGAKAINARLQASGGRGEVLNVTDPKACEDIIDLIVKDFGGINILVNNAGITRDNLAMRMKTDEWTDVIDTNLSAVFRLSQAVMRPMMKARAGRIINITSIVGHMGNPGQANYAAAKSGVSGMTRALAREIGSRNITVNCVAPGFIDTDMTRALSEEQQNSLKANIPLARLGSPEDVAQAVAFLASPAAGYITGNTLHVNGGLYLA is encoded by the coding sequence ATGAATCTCGACTTAAGCGGACAAATTGCATTGGTAACCGGCGCGTCGCGCGGTATTGGTCAAGCCATTGCGGATGAATTGGTGAAATGTGGTGCCAAGGTGATTGGTACTGCAACGTCTGAGGATGGCGCCAAAGCAATCAATGCCCGTTTGCAAGCGAGCGGCGGTCGTGGCGAAGTATTAAATGTGACAGATCCAAAGGCTTGCGAAGACATCATTGATTTGATTGTCAAAGATTTTGGCGGCATCAATATTTTGGTGAATAACGCAGGCATCACTCGCGATAACTTGGCTATGCGCATGAAAACAGATGAGTGGACCGATGTGATCGATACCAACTTAAGTGCGGTGTTCCGGTTGTCGCAGGCGGTAATGCGCCCAATGATGAAGGCGCGTGCTGGCCGCATTATTAATATCACCTCAATTGTTGGCCATATGGGCAATCCTGGACAAGCCAATTACGCTGCGGCTAAATCAGGTGTCTCCGGAATGACCCGCGCCCTGGCTCGTGAAATTGGTAGCCGTAATATCACCGTCAATTGTGTAGCCCCTGGCTTTATTGATACTGATATGACCCGTGCCTTGAGCGAAGAGCAGCAAAATAGCCTAAAAGCGAATATTCCCTTGGCTCGCCTAGGCAGCCCGGAAGATGTCGCTCAGGCAGTGGCGTTTTTAGCCTCTCCAGCAGCTGGATACATCACTGGGAACACCTTGCACGTCAATGGTGGCCTCTATTTAGCCTAA
- the fabD gene encoding ACP S-malonyltransferase, translating to MTFAFVFPGQGSQSVGMLNSIADRPEVRATLQEASEALGEDVAKLIAEGPAEALSLTTNTQPVMLTAAIAFYRAWLAAGGAVPQMMAGHSLGEYSALVAAGVISFKDAVPLVRFRAQAMQTAVPVGTGGMAAILGLDDAIVKAVCAEAAVASGGVVEAVNFNAPGQVVIAGGSDAVTKACELLKAAGAKRALPLPVSAPFHSSLLQPASEKLQGYLAGIEFKVPTISVVNNVDVNVLNDPAAIKDALVRQAAKPVRWQETINAMAQQGITQVVECGPGKVLAGLTKRINENVVGIPIFDEASLAEALATVK from the coding sequence ATGACATTTGCATTTGTATTCCCTGGCCAAGGTTCCCAATCCGTTGGGATGCTCAACTCGATTGCGGATCGCCCAGAGGTACGTGCGACTTTGCAAGAAGCTTCAGAAGCTTTGGGTGAAGATGTTGCAAAACTGATTGCTGAAGGCCCTGCAGAAGCATTGTCTTTAACAACCAATACCCAGCCTGTGATGTTGACTGCTGCGATCGCGTTTTATCGCGCTTGGTTGGCTGCTGGTGGCGCTGTTCCTCAGATGATGGCTGGTCATAGCTTGGGTGAATACTCTGCCTTAGTCGCTGCCGGCGTAATCTCCTTTAAGGACGCTGTGCCTTTAGTGCGCTTTCGTGCGCAAGCTATGCAGACAGCGGTGCCGGTTGGTACTGGCGGTATGGCTGCGATCTTGGGTTTGGACGATGCGATTGTGAAGGCAGTTTGTGCTGAAGCTGCTGTAGCCTCTGGTGGTGTAGTTGAGGCAGTGAACTTCAATGCCCCAGGACAAGTCGTCATTGCGGGTGGCAGTGATGCGGTGACCAAGGCCTGTGAATTACTCAAGGCTGCTGGTGCAAAGCGCGCTTTGCCATTGCCAGTATCTGCACCATTTCATTCATCATTGCTACAGCCGGCCTCAGAAAAACTTCAAGGCTACTTAGCGGGTATTGAATTTAAGGTTCCCACTATTTCTGTAGTCAATAACGTTGATGTCAATGTGCTGAATGATCCGGCAGCGATTAAGGATGCTCTTGTGCGTCAAGCTGCTAAGCCTGTACGTTGGCAAGAGACTATCAATGCCATGGCGCAGCAGGGTATTACTCAAGTAGTGGAATGCGGTCCTGGCAAGGTATTGGCTGGACTGACTAAGCGTATTAATGAGAATGTCGTTGGCATTCCTATTTTTGATGAAGCCAGCCTTGCCGAAGCCTTGGCTACAGTAAAGTAA
- a CDS encoding beta-ketoacyl-ACP synthase III translates to MSIYSRIAGTGSYLPEQRLSNQDLVERLAKIGLETSDEWIVTRSGISARHFAADNQLTSDLAVKAAEAALKAANCTSEDLDLIILATSTPDHLGGFPSTACVVQDKLGAHTNCAAFDVQAVCAGFTYALAIADAFIRTGTYKKVLVLGAETFSRILDFQDRTTSVLFGDGAGAVVLEASSEPGILATALHADGSQRDILCVPGRAKQGGVEGTAYLTMDGPAVFKLAVKVLEQVAHEALEKANLKPEQIDWLVPHQANIRIMESTARKMGMSMDNVIVTVHEHGNTSAASIPLALDVGVRSGQIQRGQHLLLEGVGGGFAWGAAVIKY, encoded by the coding sequence ATGAGTATCTATTCACGGATAGCAGGAACTGGGAGCTATCTCCCGGAGCAGCGTTTAAGCAATCAAGACCTCGTTGAGCGTTTAGCGAAGATTGGTCTTGAGACTAGTGATGAATGGATTGTGACTCGCAGCGGAATTTCTGCTCGTCACTTTGCCGCAGATAATCAGCTCACCAGTGACTTGGCAGTCAAAGCTGCTGAAGCTGCATTAAAAGCGGCTAACTGCACTTCAGAAGATCTTGACCTCATTATTTTGGCAACATCAACACCAGATCATTTGGGCGGCTTCCCAAGTACGGCGTGCGTAGTGCAAGACAAATTAGGCGCTCATACCAATTGCGCAGCATTTGATGTACAGGCGGTATGCGCTGGTTTCACTTATGCACTCGCTATTGCAGATGCATTTATTCGTACAGGTACTTACAAAAAAGTATTGGTTTTGGGTGCAGAAACTTTCTCTCGCATTTTGGATTTTCAAGATCGCACTACTTCTGTTTTGTTTGGCGATGGCGCTGGTGCAGTGGTTCTAGAGGCTTCTTCTGAGCCTGGCATTCTGGCAACAGCTTTGCATGCTGATGGTAGTCAACGCGACATCCTCTGTGTTCCAGGGCGCGCAAAGCAGGGTGGTGTTGAAGGAACTGCTTATTTAACTATGGATGGCCCTGCAGTATTTAAGTTGGCCGTTAAAGTGCTTGAACAAGTCGCGCATGAGGCTTTAGAAAAAGCCAATCTCAAACCAGAACAAATTGATTGGTTAGTGCCACATCAAGCCAATATTCGCATCATGGAAAGCACGGCTCGTAAGATGGGCATGTCGATGGACAATGTCATTGTGACTGTTCATGAACACGGTAATACGTCCGCTGCATCTATACCGCTTGCCTTGGATGTTGGTGTTCGTTCTGGTCAAATCCAACGAGGCCAGCACCTCTTGCTAGAGGGTGTGGGCGGTGGCTTTGCTTGGGGCGCGGCAGTCATTAAGTACTAA
- the plsX gene encoding phosphate acyltransferase PlsX translates to MSVTLAIDAMGGDHGAVVTVPACCDFLEKHADVKIALVGNPEVLKQALSKFPKAPIERIQIIPASEVVLMDDPIEVALRRKKDSSMRVAIEQVKEGLADAIISSGNTGALMAISRYILKTLDGVDRPAIATAIPNEKGRGTTMLDLGANADCEPMHLVQFAQMANVMVQVVDGTQNPSIGLLNIGEEVIKGNEVVKQTSELLRQTNLNFYGNVEGNDIFKGTTDIVVCDGFVGNVVLKASEGLAKMMSGLIKEEFNRSWLTKLMAICAMVPLLRVRKRVDHRRYNGAVLLGLRGCVIKSHGSADRFAFGFALDRAYEAAKNRMVERIAQAFVAETK, encoded by the coding sequence ATGAGTGTCACTCTTGCTATCGATGCCATGGGCGGAGATCATGGGGCAGTCGTTACGGTCCCCGCTTGTTGCGATTTTCTCGAAAAACATGCCGATGTGAAGATTGCCTTGGTTGGCAATCCGGAAGTGCTCAAGCAAGCCTTGAGTAAATTTCCAAAAGCGCCAATAGAGCGCATCCAGATTATTCCCGCAAGTGAGGTTGTCTTGATGGATGATCCGATTGAGGTAGCACTGCGCCGTAAAAAAGATTCTTCGATGCGCGTTGCTATCGAGCAAGTCAAAGAAGGCTTAGCTGACGCAATCATCTCTTCAGGTAATACGGGTGCCTTGATGGCAATCTCCCGCTACATTCTCAAAACCCTTGATGGAGTAGATCGCCCTGCAATTGCCACTGCGATCCCTAATGAAAAAGGGCGCGGCACTACTATGCTGGACCTCGGTGCTAACGCAGACTGCGAGCCTATGCATCTAGTGCAGTTTGCCCAAATGGCTAACGTAATGGTTCAAGTGGTCGATGGCACACAAAACCCTTCTATCGGTCTTCTCAATATTGGTGAAGAAGTAATTAAGGGCAATGAAGTGGTGAAGCAGACGAGCGAGCTTCTACGCCAAACTAACTTGAACTTTTATGGCAACGTAGAAGGTAATGATATTTTCAAGGGCACTACGGATATCGTGGTGTGCGACGGTTTTGTTGGCAACGTCGTCCTTAAGGCAAGCGAAGGCTTGGCGAAGATGATGAGTGGCTTAATTAAAGAAGAATTTAATCGATCATGGCTTACCAAGCTCATGGCGATTTGCGCCATGGTGCCATTGTTGCGTGTACGCAAGCGCGTGGATCATCGTCGTTATAACGGCGCAGTACTTTTAGGTTTGCGCGGTTGTGTAATTAAGAGCCATGGCTCAGCAGATCGTTTTGCATTTGGTTTTGCGCTCGATAGGGCATATGAAGCAGCAAAAAATCGCATGGTAGAGCGTATCGCTCAAGCTTTTGTGGCGGAGACAAAATAA
- the rpmF gene encoding 50S ribosomal protein L32 — MAVQQNKKSPSKRGMHRAHDFLTAPATAVEATTGEAHLRHHISPNGYYRGRKVVKTKND, encoded by the coding sequence ATGGCCGTCCAACAGAATAAAAAATCCCCATCCAAACGTGGCATGCACCGTGCGCACGACTTTTTGACCGCACCTGCTACGGCTGTTGAAGCCACAACTGGTGAGGCTCATTTGCGCCACCACATTTCACCAAACGGCTACTACCGTGGTCGTAAAGTTGTTAAAACAAAAAACGACTAA
- a CDS encoding YceD family protein, which produces MNRNQVLPQVELSADPKALSRIDFCAPQSYQGTGFLEISALPRVAEEASSIEPGDGFHWEVKTHFVDSPGSDPQQVLELAVKGRIHLVCQSCLRDCGLDLAQASRFVLVATEEEADAFPMEDDQQEPLVASQHFDLLGLIEDEILLSLPLIPKHPDGACQPHASSFGEGGEAADASEKPQNPFNILKNMKKN; this is translated from the coding sequence ATGAATCGTAATCAAGTTTTACCTCAAGTTGAGTTATCCGCTGATCCCAAGGCTTTGAGCCGGATCGATTTTTGCGCCCCCCAATCCTATCAAGGCACTGGTTTTTTAGAGATTTCAGCCTTGCCGAGGGTAGCTGAAGAGGCTTCTAGCATTGAGCCAGGAGATGGATTTCATTGGGAGGTCAAAACCCATTTTGTAGATTCTCCAGGTTCTGATCCCCAGCAAGTGTTGGAACTGGCCGTAAAAGGTCGTATTCACTTAGTTTGTCAGAGCTGTTTACGGGATTGCGGCTTAGATTTGGCTCAAGCTAGTCGGTTTGTTCTGGTGGCCACCGAAGAGGAGGCGGACGCCTTTCCTATGGAGGATGACCAGCAGGAGCCCTTAGTGGCAAGTCAGCACTTTGACCTCCTAGGCTTAATCGAGGATGAAATCCTGCTCTCCTTGCCCTTAATTCCAAAGCATCCAGATGGTGCTTGCCAACCCCACGCATCTTCATTTGGAGAGGGCGGGGAAGCTGCAGATGCCTCTGAAAAGCCTCAGAATCCCTTTAACATATTGAAAAATATGAAGAAAAATTGA
- a CDS encoding Maf family nucleotide pyrophosphatase gives MKASPKVQAVMINSPKKLILASTSVYRRELLERLRMPFDVISPKVDETPLPGEGTVDLALRLAKAKAAAVAKDHPEAWVIGSDQVADLCGAAIGKPGNFERAMAQLQLMRGATVTFQTALCLMHGDVETTVNIPTEVTFRKLSDDVLEAYLHAEEPYDCAGSAKSEGLGISLLESIRSDDPTALIGLPLIALSGLLREAGFVIPAKK, from the coding sequence ATGAAGGCTTCACCGAAAGTACAAGCAGTGATGATTAATTCACCAAAAAAACTAATCCTGGCATCTACCTCAGTCTATCGTCGCGAGCTCCTAGAGCGCCTGCGCATGCCTTTTGATGTCATTTCGCCGAAGGTTGATGAAACCCCCCTCCCTGGTGAAGGAACCGTGGATTTGGCCCTGCGCCTAGCCAAAGCAAAAGCTGCAGCGGTAGCCAAAGATCACCCTGAGGCTTGGGTCATTGGCTCCGATCAAGTGGCCGATCTTTGTGGCGCCGCGATTGGTAAACCAGGAAACTTTGAACGCGCTATGGCGCAACTACAACTGATGCGCGGTGCCACTGTGACTTTTCAAACAGCACTATGTCTGATGCATGGCGATGTCGAAACAACCGTCAACATTCCTACGGAAGTTACCTTTCGCAAACTCTCAGATGATGTTTTAGAGGCATACCTTCATGCCGAAGAACCCTACGACTGCGCTGGTAGCGCCAAATCCGAAGGCTTAGGAATTTCACTCTTAGAATCCATCAGGAGTGATGATCCTACAGCCTTAATTGGCTTGCCTTTAATTGCTTTGAGCGGCCTCTTGCGTGAAGCTGGCTTTGTTATTCCGGCAAAGAAATAG
- a CDS encoding SAM-dependent methyltransferase, whose protein sequence is MSSTLGTLFLIPNTLGDDARVEQLPWVLPSETITQTAKLTHWIVEDAKTARAFLKAVDSVSPLACTIQEMQMSEWRGVARNAKYGDAVKPMDLLKPLIAGKDMGLMSEAGVPGVADPGAELVLAAHKLGAKVKPLVGPSSILLGLMASGLNGQRFAFQGYVPHDAQDRIARLKQLESESRKLQQTQIWIETPYRNTAMLMACLNTLSPQSMLCMGMDLSLPSEMIATLSIADWRKRFPNEAACASLQNRPAVFLLLA, encoded by the coding sequence ATGAGCTCTACCCTTGGCACCCTCTTTTTAATCCCCAATACTTTGGGTGACGATGCTCGCGTCGAACAATTACCTTGGGTACTACCAAGCGAAACCATTACCCAAACTGCCAAGCTGACTCATTGGATTGTTGAGGATGCCAAAACTGCGCGTGCTTTTTTAAAGGCAGTCGATAGCGTTTCTCCTTTAGCTTGCACCATTCAAGAAATGCAGATGAGTGAGTGGCGTGGTGTTGCACGCAACGCCAAGTACGGCGATGCAGTCAAACCAATGGATTTACTCAAACCACTGATCGCCGGCAAAGACATGGGACTGATGTCAGAGGCAGGTGTTCCAGGTGTTGCGGATCCCGGCGCAGAGCTCGTGCTAGCAGCACATAAGCTGGGTGCTAAAGTAAAACCACTGGTTGGCCCAAGCTCTATTTTGCTAGGTCTGATGGCTAGCGGTTTGAATGGTCAGCGCTTCGCATTTCAAGGCTACGTTCCTCATGATGCGCAAGATCGCATTGCGCGATTGAAACAGTTGGAATCGGAATCTAGAAAGTTACAGCAGACGCAAATTTGGATTGAGACACCGTATCGCAATACTGCGATGTTGATGGCCTGCCTGAATACACTGTCACCGCAATCGATGCTTTGCATGGGAATGGATCTCAGCCTGCCAAGCGAGATGATTGCAACACTCTCGATTGCTGACTGGCGTAAGCGCTTCCCTAATGAGGCTGCCTGCGCTTCATTACAAAATAGGCCAGCAGTATTTCTATTGCTGGCCTAG
- a CDS encoding S49 family peptidase — protein MDQNQSENANQNWERQALEHLLLENLKETRKARRWKAVFRILTLIVFVGIVLAVFDFHLPGRGMGMEKHTALVTLEGEISSSSMANALDINSSLTAAFENENSAGVVLRINSPGGSPVQAGMMNDEIHRLRKLYPNKPFYVVVEDICASGGYYVAVAGDQILVDKASLVGSIGVIMEGFGFTGLMDKLGVTRRMIAAGSNKGMMDPFSKENPQQVEMIKTMIDEIHQQFIAVVKAGRGDRLKETPEMFSGRVWNGEQAIKIGLVDGYGTVETVARDIFKAPDILDYTMKENFAERVAKRFGAEFGAAAGKALVKTPDLK, from the coding sequence ATGGATCAAAATCAATCCGAGAACGCCAATCAAAATTGGGAGCGCCAAGCTCTAGAGCACTTGCTGCTCGAGAACTTAAAAGAGACTCGTAAGGCGCGTCGCTGGAAAGCCGTGTTTCGTATTCTGACTCTCATTGTTTTTGTTGGCATAGTGCTCGCAGTATTTGATTTCCATCTGCCAGGGCGCGGCATGGGAATGGAGAAGCACACGGCTTTAGTTACTCTGGAAGGGGAGATTTCCTCTAGTTCAATGGCCAATGCATTGGATATCAATTCATCTTTAACAGCTGCTTTTGAAAATGAAAATAGTGCTGGCGTAGTCTTGCGCATCAATAGTCCTGGCGGCTCTCCAGTTCAAGCCGGCATGATGAATGACGAAATTCATCGCTTACGCAAGCTCTATCCAAACAAACCGTTTTATGTCGTAGTCGAAGACATCTGCGCTTCAGGTGGTTACTACGTAGCCGTTGCTGGCGATCAGATTTTGGTTGATAAGGCCAGCTTGGTGGGATCTATTGGCGTAATTATGGAAGGCTTTGGTTTCACTGGCTTGATGGATAAGTTAGGCGTAACCCGTCGCATGATTGCCGCAGGCTCAAACAAGGGAATGATGGACCCATTCTCCAAAGAAAATCCTCAGCAAGTCGAGATGATTAAAACTATGATCGATGAGATCCATCAGCAATTTATTGCGGTGGTCAAAGCGGGTCGCGGCGACCGTCTAAAAGAAACACCAGAGATGTTCTCAGGTCGCGTTTGGAACGGCGAACAAGCAATCAAAATTGGCTTGGTGGATGGCTACGGAACAGTAGAGACTGTCGCGCGCGATATCTTTAAAGCACCAGATATCCTGGACTACACCATGAAGGAGAATTTCGCTGAACGTGTTGCGAAACGTTTTGGTGCTGAGTTTGGCGCTGCAGCAGGCAAAGCTTTAGTTAAGACACCTGACCTAAAGTAA